A window of Phragmites australis chromosome 15, lpPhrAust1.1, whole genome shotgun sequence genomic DNA:
CTGTACAGCATATATACTTCAACATCAGGTTTTACTTATTTCTGACCCTGAATTATGTATTCTGGTTCTTGTTACTCTTACTGGGTTTATGTTAGTGGTTATTTCTGCATTACTCTTTCTTACTGATGAGTTGTGAAACTTGTGTGCCTGCAGCCCATCGATAGCAATGGCACAAGAGAGCTGGAAGCAGGAGTCCCACGCCCCTGAGGCCCCAATATTGTGCATAAACAACTGTGGTTTCTTCGGCAGTAGCATGACAAACAATATGTGCTCGAAGTGCTACAGGGACTTCATTAAGTTGATGGAAAGCGATGCCCCTGTGGTGGAGAAGAAGGTGATCACGATAGCCTCTTCTTCCGTGACGTCATTGGAGACATTTGAGGCAGCGAAGCGAGATGATGTCCCTGCTGCCGCTGCAGCTGTGGACGAGAAGCAAGCTGCACAGGAGCCTCCGAAGCCACCCAGCAACCGATGCCTGACCTGCCGCAAGAAGGTTGGGCTGACAGGCTTCCAGTGCCGCTGCGGCGGGACCTTCTGCTCCATGCACCGTTACACCGACTCCCACGAGTGCACCTTCGACTACAAGAAGGCGGCCCGGGAGCAGATCGCCAAGCAGAACCCTGTTGTGATAGCCGAGAAGATCAACAAGATCTGATGGATGGCCATGAAGGATCGTTCAACTTATATTCCTGGGTGCCCGAGTCTCCTTCAGGTGGTCTGGGTTAGTGTGCTAGGGTCTGAATTGTGTCTATCCTTCTCCTTCAACATGGTTTAATTCTCTCGATTGTGTAATAATGTAAATATGCCTATTCAAACAGTAATTTAATCCTATTGCTTTCTACTTGTGTGTCGATGATGGTTTATCCGTGATCATGACTGTCAAGTGACGTTATCCTATCTTGTGCTATTTTACTTCTTGTTCTCAGCAAGAAGTGGTTGAAGTGCATATCAGGAAACTAGAGCTGAAGCAGCATAGTATCTTGGTAAAAGGATAGCTGTTTGTTTGTGTATCGCTTTATACCGAAAGTTCCTGCTGAAAAAATGCCGCGGTTTTGCGTCGTCGCTTCCTCTGAACGTTGTTTAAGATGATACGATAAGGTTGAACGTCAGGTAGCTTATTCTGGTCCTGAAGGGAGTGGTATTGACATGTCACCGGTTTCGTATGTATCACTTGTGCTGAAAGTTGTTCTAGACCTGGAGGTTATTTAATACTACCTTGTCCGTGTGATCAGATAAAGTACCAGATAAGCATATAGTAGATTATAGACATCAGGCTGTTCCTTGGCTTGTTTGTGATGTCCCTTGCAAGGTGCAATCATACATGCCCGGATGCAGTTGCAATAAATTCTTTCATATATAAAATATTTACTTCTCttaatttctctaatatttaattaatgaCATAAAAGCCATAAATTCATCACACTTACTGAATTAAAACTCCACTTTCTAATAACCTTTAATATGAACGCTCTAGTAAAATACTACCTTAAAAACCTAAAAcgatatctatttaaaaataaaaataaaattttaaaataacgACTATTTGAGAACAGAGATAGTAGATTATAGACATCAGGCTGTTCCTCGGCTTGTTTGTGATGTCCCTTGCAAGGTGCAATCATACATGCCCAGATGCAGTTGCCTTCGTCTTGTCACACTCATGATCAACTTATATTTTGGAAGGCTTTTTGAGTAGTTCCACGAGATTATTATAGCCGGGAGAGAAAAACACTGAGAGAAAAGGATTCGTCATGGAGTCTTGACCTTGCTTAGGCTGCATCTCTGTCACAGATAAAAGAGAAATTGCGAGAGGGGCAAATGAGAGTGACCCCTCCTTGACTTATGTGAAATAAGGGATCACTGGGGAATTCAGAGATGATGAAGTTAAcactctgttttttttttcctgaaagaGACTTTCAAAAGCAACATAGAATATTCTCTGTCACTAAGGAATCGTTTTTATCAAAAAACTTCCAAGATAACTGAAATTTTATTCAGTGTTTGTCTACACAGTCCTCATGAAGAAGCTAGACCTAAATTCTAACCGGTGCCTGTCTGATCAGCCTCCATGAAGGATGAAGCCATCTACAGCACTGAACCTTTTCAGACCACAGAATAAGAAATCGTGCTTagtttcatttatttatttttttgcgaGGACTATATGAAATTATTCTAGTTGCATGAGGCAAAgatctattttttataactaaAGCAGGAGCATAAGAGAAAGCAACTTAAGCCAGTAGAGGTCCATCGGTAAAGGAATATTTCACAGTCCAAAACCAAGGACCTCAGAtaattctctcttttcttttcgatttTACTACTCCATCCAATTtgaaatataagtccatttggAGGCACAAGAAATAAGGTGATGGATACGTTGCCGAATAATTATTAGTAGAGTTAAATAGGAGGCAAGTTTACTATATTGGTTAGGGTGCATTTAAATAGAGGCAGGCATGGAAGAATAAGGCATAAAATTGAATTGGAGTTAGTATGTACTTATATTTGGTGCATTTGTGATAATCTTATATTTGAGATCGAAGGGAGTATATTACAAGTGTGTGCTGGAACACGTGAACTTTTTCCGGCTAGCCATTTATCCTTCTCCAGCAATAAGCAAGAGGAGGCTCACCCGTGACAGGGAGGTAGGGAGGAAAGGAAAATCTTGTACCAttaaaattcaactaaaataCAACGTATTCGAACCATCATCCATCAAGTGATTCTAATCATTGGATCTAAGTAGTACACAAATAGTCGTAAGTTGTACAAAATACATGTAGTTTTGTGTGAACGGGTAAACATGGTGGTTCTGGATTCATGGTGCCAACAAATTCGGCGTAGCAGTGATTTTAGCATTTCAGTTGCGCAATCGTTCATCGGGGATTGTGTTAAGCAACACCTGAATGTTGCGGAACTCAGCCAGAACCTTCCACACCTGAATCGTGATCACATTCTCAACTCAACTTAAATTTGCAGTTTACTCATTCCGGTGTTCAGAAATCAAAATTACGTATCAATTAGTTACACGCGTGCAAATTAGTGAGTTCTTGAATCTTGAATCATCAGGTCTGCTActgcaaacaaaaagaaaatgattgaTCCCAGAAGAGCAGAATTGTAAACCATGAATCCAGGATGGTCAGTTACAGGGGACCTCAGAGATCTTGGTGGTTTGAGATCATCAGAAGGGGCGTGGCACGCCCCATCAAGAGTAGCAAATATTTTGATCACATCACCGGGGCCCAAGCAATCACACACAGACATACAcgaaaaataattcaaaaaattgTTTATTTTAATATCACAACAACCCAATGACATGGATATTGAGTCAGAAGTAGCTGGTTAAAGATCTCATCTTTCTTTAGGAAATCAATGGGAATCCGATTGATTTTCTTTCGTCATCCTCGCCATGCCAGTTGGTACACGCTGATCACCAAGATTACTCTAGTAAAATGAAACAGACCAAAAAAGAATCAAACAGAAATTCGCCTGCTTTCTCACCGGCGAGCCCTGGGATTAAACAGAGCTCGGCCGGAGATTAAAAAGCAGGCGGGAAGAACTAGGAAAACGTCCTCCCCTTGGCTTCAGTCTCAACTAAGGATAGATTGTTCGCCGCACCGGATGCAGCGGCGGACAATTGCAATATTAGGCCAGCCGGCAAgacaaccaaccaaccaacaaaTAAAAGCAGCAAATCAAGATCGCGAAAGAACGGAACCGAATCAGATTGAAGAAAGGGAGCGCAAATCGGGATCGACCGAGGAGGGAAGGTTAGGGTTTATCTGCTTCGGCGATGAACCCTAGTTTGCGAGatggggcggcggcggccgagctcGGGGTCCGGCGCTCGTGCCTTTTGTAGCGGGTTGCGGTCGTGTCGGGTTTGGACTTGGGTTCGCTTGCCGCCGGCCCATGGAGGAAATGATGTACACGTACAGGTTGGAGGTTAGAAGACCTAGCCATTTTGGATTCTTTTTAGGAAAATTTAAGTTTATGTCATTTGTTCAattgtggttttggtttttgTCATTGTCTTTAAATTATTAGGTGCATGCTACTAGTTCGTAAAAATTATTCGGTTTATGACACTAATTGACTGACGTATTTGGATCGAAAAACTTGTTCGGTTTATACCACTTATTCGGTCCAACTAGTGATATGAGCTTAGCaagttttaaaactaattacaTGAATCGAAAAATTATAAGTGATGGCAAAAGTGAAAAATGCTATTGACACGATGGTATAAAcctaaatttctcttttttccaaTGTAAAATTTCAGATATGTCATGTTCTTTGCTGAATTTGAATTCTCCTGCTGGGAAGTCGAAGGAAAGATGCTGTGATAAAAATGTGTCCATTTGTTCTTTTTCCATCCTCTTCGAGCCCTATTTTTCCATCCTCTTCGAGCCCCAGGCTCAAATGTAAGCAGCAAGATGACACTTTTTAGTGGTAGATAAATAAATTATCGTTGTAGGACCAGAAGCTAATTTTGTTTGAGAAATTCAATTTTTAGTCAAATTTCCATGAGATACAGGGCTCCGTAACTTCTTCAGTCAATTACTTACtgtattatctatatttttatacatCAATATCTATACTTACACTTATAAAATAGATGAATTGTGACAGATTCAAACAATATTTACCATACATCTTATATAATCAAACGGTCCACAATCAAAGTTCTCTCTAACCTCGTCTTGTCTCATCTCCTATAATACAGAAAGTCACAATCAATTAGTCAATTAATAATCAACATACTCTCCACGCGTCGTGTTACGTGCTCTCTTTTCTTCTGTCGCTCTATTTTCAAAACTTAAATCAAAATAAATGATCATCACACAATAAAAGACCAATAATAATCTACTTGtatccttttcttcctctctttcaaAACTATACCAAAGATCTTCAACGATTGTGAAAATCTAGTCAGTCTCTGGTCCGTACTACCAACTACACAGATTGATAAGCAATAACCTCAACTCTAATCACCTCTGCTGATATGTGTTGACTACCTTCACTCATCGGCTCGCACCTACCTCATCAACGCTAGCCACCTCCGTTGATCTTCTCAACATCATCCATCTTCGTGTCGCACGGTCATCTGAATTCAATCATCGTATATATAAATTCCTTTtgttatgatattttttttttttactttttcaaATTATAATATCTCAAATTGATTCTACTTATGTGAACATGTATGCAGTTTCTAGTCCCCTTAATTATCAGCGTCTAATCCAGTTGGAAAGGTCAAAGCAGGGttgaaattttcaaaaaaatagaaCAAATCAACAGTGCAGATTGATCTTTCCGACACGTACACGAGTACACAAGCACCACGGGCGGCAGCAGTAGCTCCTACCACAATGCCAAGAACTGGATCAACGCCACTAGCACGGCAGCCACCACGGCGCCGAGCGCCGCGCCGCTCCGGCCGTGCACTgactccggcgccgccgccgatgagGTTTGGATCTGTATGGTGAAGTTGCACGACGCCGTGGACGGGTCGGTCTCCGTCGGCAGCGCGAGGCCCTGGAAGTCGCACGCCGCGTCCTTCTGGTTCTGCGCCTGGTAGTAGGCGTTGAACGCGTACGAGGCGTTGCCGGCGGTGTCCATGCCGTTGCACGTCGAGCCGTACCCCAGCGGTGTGCAGTCGGCGTACGTGCACGCGTAGTCGATGTTGGCGCCGAGCCGGCGGAGGTCCTTGGCGTTGGGGTTCAGCGCGCACCACGTCCTGGACAGGTACTTCACACCCTTTGCCGGCACGAGCATCGTGTTCCGGCCCTGCCCGGTGAGGTCCATGGCGTACTTGGGCTGCCCGTCGTACCGGAGGACGCCCCAGTGCCGCTCGAAGTTGCCCGGCGCCACGCTCTTCCTGTCCTCGTCGACCAGCCCGAACAGGTACACCTCGATGTACTGGTTCGGCCGAGCCGGCGTGCCCGTGTTCGCCGCCAGCCGCTTGAGCAGCCCGGCGTAGAACCGCTGCGCGTAGGTGGACTTGGCGTGCTTGTCGCCGTCAGTTGGCCAGCCGACCTCCCCGACGATGACGGGCATGTCGCCGTGCCCCACGGCCTTGAGCGCGGCCACCAGCGTGTCGAAGTTGGCGTCGAACACGTTGGTGTACATGATGCCGTTGTCGTTCACCGGCGTGGCGCCGCCGTCGAAGAAGGCGTAGTCGAGCGGGAAGTTGTCGTTCAGGTACAGGCTCAGGAACGGGTAGATGTTGACGGTGAAGGGCGCGTTGTTCTTGGCCAGGAACTTGACGATGTCCGTCATGAGGCCGGAGATGTCGGCGCGGAAGCGGCCCGCGGACGGCACCGGGTTCTTGGCGGGGGAGTTGTACACGTCGGCGTTGAGCGGGACGGTGGCCTTGATCCTGTCGCCAACGCCGGCGTCGTTGAGCGCATTCTGGATGTTCTGCAGCGCCGGGAAGGTGATGTTGATGAACGAGCCGTTGTACGACTCCAAGAACGGCTCGTTGCCGACGGCCACGTACCTGCAAGAGAGGATCACAACAATCTTAGCTCTAACTTGTCTGAGTGACCATGGCATTCGGCAAGCATGTAGGATAAACTGAAATCTCTTGCTTTTCATTTGTCGAAAATCATCTTCCACGATCACCTGGCAAGGATTAACTTTCGTTTAATTCTCGAGTTGCAAGTCAACACTAGTCCTCGAGCAAATTGTCGGTATAATTTGTTCGGGTTTGCGCAAAACGGAATATTTCAACATGAGTAACTTGGCAAAAAATAGCCCTCGACCACATGATCATCagtaaaaaaattacagaaaatGTGAGGTGGGCAACTGGACATCAGTACTGGATGGAGGGCAACTAGTTGCAGGGTGTAAAGGACAAAATCAGATCTCAGTTGGGTTGGAGATTAAGGGTTGTTTGGTAAAGCTATTTAAATTCTCTGCGGGAAGTAACTCTGTGATTTGAAGTGATTCTTTTGGATAAACTCTAcgaaggaagtgattctgtgagtTAAGTGAATTAAGGAAAGTTGGTTTTCTCAGCTCCCaacatttagttcattttagagaatcacgcACACAGAATCACTCTGCGAGTTGAAAACTATAAACTACTGCTTGACAAAGCTCCCATCAATTCCACTTTGAAAATTGCTCTGAAAACTCTGCCAAACAAACTCTAAAGTCCAACCAGTGCGTAATAATTTATGGTCTCATGACAGCTTATAAAATTCTTTCACTATTTCTAAgcaatacccccccccccccaaatatCTAATTATATGTTCAATTTTAACAATAACACCCTAAATAACCTAAATTATTCATTTTTTTGAACAAGAAAATAGCCTAAATTATCATCAATCCGTGAGACCAACTAACTACCTGAAAGATTAAACGGGATTGTTTATTTATTTCCCATGGTCCAAACACGGCCTCAAGTACAATCAACCTGAAAGATTAAACGGGATTGTTTATTTATTTCCCATGGTCCAAACACGGCCTCAAATACAATCAATCGAACCAACATTGACCTTGCTAGGTTCATCTGGACCGAACCTTCGAATTAATATCCTATCTTACAAATAAATTGGTATTCAAACAATGGCAACCATCCTGACATTATCTATGTTCCAAACATGTCCTAAACAAATTGATCAATGAATATTGACCATGCTTGGTACAATTGGACCATCCTCGAACCATCgaattaatttatttaatgCCATTTATAGTGATACATCATATATAACAACTCATGTAATACACCTAGCTCAATAAATAAGACAGCTAGACCTTAGCAAGGGAGATCCAATTATTTTTTGTTCTGGTCCTGCACAGTTGACATTATTCCATATTCGAAAACGACTCATAGAAAATTGTGATGCCCTGCACGGTACCGATCTTGCCAACAACCTCCTCCACTGACTACTGTCCCCTCTATCCAACCACCCTCAtccaaaaaaaataatcaaatttgATGGTTGATGCTCTTCAGAGTTGCAAGACGATAGCTTTGCGcccaaaaaacacaaaaaatttaaacatatcATTGTCGCGAATGCTTGGCGGGATAATTAAGAAGCACAACAATTTAAACATGACCTATTGCAAACGCCGTGGAATCCATAAAAGGCAGCGTGATCATAGAGAATATTTGCCGTATCtagtgagagagagattgatggcgcacggcggctgctgatgagagagagattgatggcgcacggcggctgctgatgagagagagagagattgatgGCTCACTTGATGGTGACGCCGCCGTCGAAGTCGTACCGCTTGACGTTGCTCTTGACCCAGTCCTTGGCTTTGCCGGAGTCGCCGGCGAGGTCGGCGAGCATGTTGTTCGGGATGGCCACCATGACCTCGACGCCGCTGCCGGCGAGCGCGCTCATGGCGGCGAAGTCGGTGTCGAACAGCTTCACCTTCTTGATGCCGTTGTCCCGGAGCAGCTGCACCACCACCTTGGGAGGCAGCGGGTGCGTCGCCTGCGTGCCCCAGTTCATCCCCAgcccctccgcctccgccgccgcccagCACACCACCGCCGCTGCCACGAGCAGCGCGGCGGTGACCCTCGTCATCGGAACGGACACGGCGCAAGCGCAATGCAACCCGCTACTCTTCAAGCTCGGAACCAATCGGGCCCGGACAGGAGTGCAAAGAATTCAAGATTTCCGCCGGGAATCCGACGAAGACAGCAATCTTGGCAAGAAAACACTACAATTTTGGGTGGATTTCGCGGAGCTCGGCTCCAAGAATTGGGGGAAGGTCGGGAAGCTGTTGGAATCGTGCCGGTGAGCTGTCCAAGATTGAGCTGGCCACAATCCAGCTCAGAAGAGCTGGAGCCCTCAATAATAACTCGCAGCCAAAAGCTAGAAAAAAATTCGAACTTTCGAGTCGAGCAAGCAGGAGAGGAGAGCTTACAGAACGAGAaccgagggagaaggaggaggcagagAGGCAGCGAGCAATCCGAACGGGCGCCTTGGCCACTTGGGGTTTGGCGAGTTTTTATCGAGGCAGGGGACCGGGCATCGGAGTGGTCGGCGGCGACCGGAGGTGGGAGGAGGGATCGCTGCGGTTGCATTGGTCGGGAGGGGTGTTTCGGTCATTTTGCGCGGAGCGTGCGCGAGTATTTTAGTGGAGGATGATGTGGCAGGCTCATCGATCCGCATGGCCGGCGCGCTGACGTTGGAGTGTGGGACTTTTAGCCCTGGAGAAAGTAGATTTTCTGTTGCCTTTTGTTTCTGAAGGAATATTTGGGTGATGGAAGCAGTAAAAGCCAGGCTCCGCGTACTTTGAAGTAAATTATGTAAGATCTATAAGAGAGATTTTTGTGAGATCTTTATCTATGTCATATATTTTGGATCTAATGATTTGCGTATTTACGTGCAGATGTGATAAAAAAACACGTGTCATGCAGAGATAGGAATCTACGTGTGATACCCGATGTCACATAATTTGCTTTCCGCGTACTTGGTATTCGGCTATTCGCTCGTTGCGTTGGGGAATTTTCCCAAAACACCCCTTAATCTAGCCCCCTCTATTTCGAGAACGTTAAATTCTAAGACAAATTTGCATCTATGCCACCAATCTAAAGTTGGTACCTAATAACAttgtcggacccctcctttagggtcacctcgtgtagctcataccagtccctggatcagtagctggtatgCACGAATTCCAGcagaagtagacatcacagACATACATTGATTAAATACGATAATAAGGCATAacacatagttcattacaaCAAGACCCACAGGCATAAATTAACAAACCCTCACAGCACAACGGAAACACGCAAAAGCGACACATaccctacaggcagcttgagtgtAGACGAAACCagcttctctaatcttcatcttctctttcgacgaagtcggcctctggatcatctgggtccataattagcaagtgtgagtacataaggtattcagcaagtcctacctcaaggggggAATATTAGATGTTTatgggtagatcaaggataaggttgtagagtcttttagattttgcggaaagctagttttgttgatgtaaggttcattttgcaaagactaactttAATAAAAACACTTCTGAAGAGAACAtgtaagttgagcttatggggggttgacggccctgggggagatacttccatcccgccagttcccacaagtCTTTTATCggcggacacacagtccaggaggcttagggcacaaacccaaaacccttcttttcgaaaacacgggcacacagcccactcacacaccaatgagatactcacgccgaaaggctaatcattgtgaccaaaccatagcatgtccttgactgATGACACGGCTATCCgaataggtttaacactctgcagaggttgtacactttacccacaagatatgcacaggctcccaccttagcaactggtgaagctgtcataacgagacgtaacgacctcacaacgaagtcacaatatccacccatggggcactaagataccatgGGCCTGAGAAGATCcacgggaaggaccacttagcaatcccaaggttttgacatagccttaacaatatcaccagccggaccttgaGCTACGcaccacccaagtcttctcctggtccccattgccactaccggcctccgggtgggtaccgcaTTAAGTCaaaggggttaggtcaagtcctgcccattcaggccatgtggttgtacgagtggatactaggtgagatatcacagcgaaccggtccttatacgaccgaggcaagagtctcccagcaagaacaccacaaaggcgaaccttactccaaggtagttcccacctctttggggtaccttactcatcctcgtcaacactactctagagctttcccaagaacacaagttttacacgcacacgcaccaagcacacatcacttcacatttttgaaaagcatgattaacatatgtaaataatctagttctttcttttgagcaaagcaatcctaagcataatagtaacaagcattcatccaaacaatcattatagttgatgttgggaaccttctagggtttcaatagaataaaggtaacaatgacaagacatgggataaacaagctaggtcataactatttAAAATCATAACTATTAATTTaatcatgcatactcctattgtttgaaacaacggctctacgggttgtatttaaaaagacataggatcaatatgatcaacggttgcaggacttgccttcgttgaagtcctcgtctgctccttcttcaaactccgggtcctcgaggtcttcctcgaatgctccttcctctaataatcgcaacaacgaTAAAGGTGCACACGATCAATCAAATGGTTAAAACAATGaccaaacaatttacaaaaattatgaaattgacatgattgggtagatcttgaatttagatgaatatcggtggaagaatcgttgaaaacggagttaggacggaggagaaacgggcttcagAAGTTTTACCGGGAGAGAAattcaggaaaaaaaagaaaagagaagaatatTCCTAGAATATTCTGTTGAGTCGGCTCGGGACTGGGCTCGGCTCATGGTTCACGGCTCGGGCTCGGCTTACGGTTCACGGCTCTGCTTTCTCGGCTCAGCGGCTCAGCTCGGCTCAGTTTTGGGTTCGGCTCGGGCTCGGTTTTGTCGGTCGGCTCAGGGGCCCACTAGCCAGCTGCGGAGAGAGAtaaaagggagagaagagagaggagagggggggggggtggtggCCGGCTCAACGGAGAGAACGAGAGGGCGAGAGAGGGAGGGGCAACGGGCGGCGGCGTCGCGCCGACGGAGGCCGACGGCGGGCTTCGCCGGCCGGATCCGGCTGGCAGGCGGCCAGGGCGGCGGTCGGCGCCGGGGAGGCCGGCGGCTGGCAGCGGGAAGGCGGCGGCCCAGCGACAGGAAAGCGACGGCCGACCGTGAGGAGGCGATGGCCCGGCACCGGAGTCCCATGTACGTCCACAggggagagaaaggagagagagggagagagagggggggggctGGGGGAGCTCACCGACGGCGATGGTGCTCGGAGGGAGGCGGTGGGGTGctcggagggagagagagtggatGTGAGGAGGGGATGGGGAGTCCTGCACTGTTCACCTCCTTTTATAAGGCCGGAGGTAGCGGCACAGGGCGCGAGGTCTGCCGGCGCGGCGATGCAACGGCGGGCGCGGCACGGTGTGTTGCGGCAGGCGACAGGGCATGCAGCGGGGTCACGGGGAGGGAACGTGAGAGacggaagagagaggaagaagagagataagGAGAGAGGAATGGGGAAAAAGAAATTAGGGATTTGACAAACACCATCAAACTTTGCCCCTTCTATCTATACCATCACACTTCCAAAATCTTTCCACCCATACCACCAAAATCACCTTCACACCTCACAGAATGTTAAGGTCGTTTATTTGGTGCCAAAATGGCCTCCTGTTCGTCTCTCTTGTTTGTCATCTCCTGTGCATTTTCTTCATGCCTCTGCCCAGAGCTGGGACTTTAGGCCGACCtaagcacggcacggcccagtcCAGCCCAAGCCCAAGCCTAACCTGACACGAGCACTGATGGGCTAGGCTGGGCCTTGATATGGGGTCCAATGGGTGGCT
This region includes:
- the LOC133892678 gene encoding zinc finger A20 and AN1 domain-containing stress-associated protein 9-like; this encodes MAQESWKQESHAPEAPILCINNCGFFGSSMTNNMCSKCYRDFIKLMESDAPVVEKKVITIASSSVTSLETFEAAKRDDVPAAAAAVDEKQAAQEPPKPPSNRCLTCRKKVGLTGFQCRCGGTFCSMHRYTDSHECTFDYKKAAREQIAKQNPVVIAEKINKI
- the LOC133893132 gene encoding glucan endo-1,3-beta-glucosidase 8-like: MTRVTAALLVAAAVVCWAAAEAEGLGMNWGTQATHPLPPKVVVQLLRDNGIKKVKLFDTDFAAMSALAGSGVEVMVAIPNNMLADLAGDSGKAKDWVKSNVKRYDFDGGVTIKYVAVGNEPFLESYNGSFINITFPALQNIQNALNDAGVGDRIKATVPLNADVYNSPAKNPVPSAGRFRADISGLMTDIVKFLAKNNAPFTVNIYPFLSLYLNDNFPLDYAFFDGGATPVNDNGIMYTNVFDANFDTLVAALKAVGHGDMPVIVGEVGWPTDGDKHAKSTYAQRFYAGLLKRLAANTGTPARPNQYIEVYLFGLVDEDRKSVAPGNFERHWGVLRYDGQPKYAMDLTGQGRNTMLVPAKGVKYLSRTWCALNPNAKDLRRLGANIDYACTYADCTPLGYGSTCNGMDTAGNASYAFNAYYQAQNQKDAACDFQGLALPTETDPSTASCNFTIQIQTSSAAAPESVHGRSGAALGAVVAAVLVALIQFLALW